The following coding sequences are from one Dreissena polymorpha isolate Duluth1 chromosome 8, UMN_Dpol_1.0, whole genome shotgun sequence window:
- the LOC127842188 gene encoding uncharacterized protein LOC127842188, with product MRIVYDCSCRKVTGSASLNDCLRSTPPELNDLTLLLMKFRIGQYGVVSDIEKAFLNVMLHEDDRDVTRFLWLSDPTDPCSALTTYRFRAVLFEATCSPFILSATILKLLTLNKDNPAASTISNDLYVDNVVSSFTSETDVLKNFRQARELMAAGGFNLRSWTSSELRTMAEAEGVVDRDAVIKVLGLLWEPEIDQMSFIMRSINSKEKATKRGLLQQTSTMYDPLGMLAPVTIRAKLLIQDL from the coding sequence ATGAGAATTGTTTACGATTGTAGTTGTCGAAAAGTAACCGGAAGTGCCAGTCTCAATGATTGTTTAAGGTCAACGCCACCGGAACTCAATGATCTGACACTGCTTCTGATGAAGTTTCGAATAGGACAGTACGGTGTTGTCTCTGACATAGAGAAGGCATTCCTCAACGTTATGCTACATGAAGATGATCGTGATGTCACAAGATTCCTTTGGCTGTCGGACCCTACAGACCCATGCAGTGCACTGACGACATACCGTTTCCGAGCTGTTTTATTCGAAGCAACGTGTTCCCCATTTATTCTAAGCGCAACAATTCTGAAGCTCTTGACCCTGAACAAAGACAACCCAGCTGCGAGCACAATCAGCAATGACCTATACGTCGACAACGTCGTTTCAAGTTTCACATCAGAGACTGATGTACTGAAGAACTTCCGCCAGGCACGCGAGTTGATGGCAGCCGGCGGCTTTAACCTGAGATCATGGACGTCAAGCGAACTGAGGACTATGGCAGAAGCTGAAGGTGTCGTAGACAGGGATGCTGTGATAAAGGTGTTAGGTTTGCTATGGGAACCGGAAATAGACCAGATGTCATTTATCATGCGCTCCATAAATTCCAAGGAAAAGGCTACTAAGCGTGGACTTTTACAGCAGACGTCGACGATGTATGACCCGCTTGGCATGTTAGCCCCAGTCACCATTCGTGCAAAGTTGCTGATTCAGGACCTATAG
- the LOC127842187 gene encoding uncharacterized protein LOC127842187 gives MTELKNNNIRQSIIKQLRLYIDDDGCIRCGGRIHNARIPADTGFPYLPPTRSHFTTLIIRDAHCSQLHAGVLQTVTHIRQKYWIPSIRQRVKGILRKCTTCLKINSRPYRAPTSPPLPKERVSDEAPFTVTGVDFTGALHVREKTGIHKVYICLFTCASTRAVHLEVVPDLSEEIFMLAFRRFVSRRSVPKIMMSDNATTYRAAASHIHRMTHNTQACLAARGTEWKFIPQREPYDGCRA, from the coding sequence ATGACAGAgcttaaaaataacaacatacgaCAGTCGATTATTAAGCAATTACGTCTCTACATTGACGATGATGGATGCATTCGCTGTGGCGGGAGGATTCACAACGCACGAATACCTGCAGATACAGGATTCCCGTATCTCCCGCCTACACGCAGCCATTTTACGACATTGATCATAAGAGACGCTCATTGCAGCCAGTTACATGCCGGCGTTTTGCAGACAGTAACTCACATACGGCAAAAATACTGGATACCTTCAATTCGCCAGCGAGTCAAAGGTATTTTAAGGAAATGTACTACGTGCTTGAAGATCAACAGCAGACCCTACAGAGCGCCTACCTCCCCTCCACTTCCGAAAGAAAGAGTTTCTGACGAGGCACCGTTCACTGTTACCGGCGTAGACTTTACGGGCGCCCTTCATGTCAGAGAGAAAACAGGTATACATAAGGTGTACATTTGCCTATTTACCTGCGCCAGTACCCGAGCCGTGCACCTTGAAGTTGTTCCCGACTTATCAGAAGAAATCTTCATGCTGGCATTTAGACGGTTTGTCAGCCGACGATCCGTACCGAAGATCATGATGTCAGACAATGCGACCACCTACCGAGCTGCGGCGAGTCACATTCACCGAATGACACACAATACTCAGGCGTGTCTTGCAGCACGGGGCACAGAATGGAAGTTCATACCGCAACGCGAACCTTATGATGGATGCAGAGCATGA